A single Bufo bufo chromosome 6, aBufBuf1.1, whole genome shotgun sequence DNA region contains:
- the LOC121005555 gene encoding uncharacterized protein LOC121005555 — translation MGMKILIILSLAATCLARHRTDDRKAFLFPSQPSSNKSSHTFEWPEFGNSGSLGTDISKKTEKTSEESGFVLTNPKRRDVKLGRGFPVFGFRGPLKQAQSDNIKSDATIKLESPSFIENATPVLEKGESSSSSESQAVDQQQSSSSEESSQSFSEETKAKVANPELSSITATVVEGKKFSSEETDAPNPNQDVVNDQEESPKKAPKPSLENQQSRVLKKENLFLKFGLQPSAQKYSLGDIDSKRPQPAKRKRRLGQRSLRSAEFNIPELAIKLDKGGSRNVQRPQGGIVANHKKKSVQKRFKK, via the exons ATGGGAATGAAAATCCTAATTATTCTCTCACTGGCGGCTACTTGCTTGGCCAGGCACCGTACCGATG accGAAAGGCATTCTTGTTCCCTAGTCAACCCAGTTCAAACAAGAGTTCTCACACTTTTGAGTGGCCTGAATTTGGGAACTCTGGCTCACTAGGCACTGATATAAGTAAAAAAACTGAGAAGACATCAGAAGAATCTGGCTTTGTGTTGACCAATCCCAAACGTAGAGATGTGAAGCTTG GGAGAGGATTTCCAGTTTTTGGATTTCGGGGTCCCCTAAAACAAGCTCAATCAGACAACATAAAAAGTGATGCAACTATTAAGTTAGAAAGTCCTTCATTTATTGAGAATGCTACACCAGTGCTTGAAAAAGGAGAATCTTCCTCCAGTTCAGAAAGCCAGGCTGTTGATCAGCAGCAGTCGTCTTCAAGTGAGGAAAGCAGTCAATCGTTTAGCGAGGAAACAAAAGCAAAGGTTGCTAATCCAGAGTTGTCATCTATCACTGCAACAGTTGTTGAAGGAAAGAAGTTCTCTAGTGAGGAGACTGACGCACCAAACCCTAACCAAGATGTTGTCAATGATCAAGAAGAATCTCCCAAGAAAGCACCAAAGCCCAGTCTAGAAAATCAACAATCAAGAGTCTTGAAGAAAGAAAACCTATTCTTGAAATTTGGCTTACAGCCTTCTGCCCAGAAATACAGTTTAGGAGATATTGATAGTAAAAGGCCACAACCAGCCAAACGGAAGCGTAGGCTAGGTCAGCGGTCTTTGAGGAGTGCAGAATTCAACATTCCAGAGTTGGCCATTAAGCTAGACAAAGGAGGAAGTAGAAATGTGCAAAGACCTCAAGGGGGGATAGTGGCAAATCATAAGAAAAAATCTGTCCAAAAACGATTTAAAAAGTAA